The following proteins are encoded in a genomic region of Clostridium kluyveri:
- a CDS encoding RNA polymerase sigma factor has protein sequence MIREYNILHKIENDNTTCLEDLINLYYPDVFRYCLWHTPNRQAAEDATQETFLKTIRYFKKYIHCGKFKSYIYKVASNVCIDIWRKKGMESLPENLAYMENGFAQTESDLDLKCLVENLPEKYREIVLLRFAQDLSIREIAEIENIPLRTVQSRLRAALKQIKKNVRKGE, from the coding sequence TTGATTCGAGAATATAATATATTACACAAAATTGAAAATGACAATACAACTTGTTTGGAAGATTTGATTAATCTTTATTATCCAGATGTATTTCGATACTGCCTTTGGCATACACCAAATCGTCAAGCGGCAGAAGATGCTACTCAGGAAACATTTTTAAAGACTATTCGCTATTTTAAAAAATATATTCATTGTGGAAAATTTAAATCTTATATATATAAAGTGGCTTCAAATGTATGTATTGATATTTGGCGCAAAAAGGGAATGGAGTCTCTGCCTGAAAATCTGGCATATATGGAAAATGGATTTGCACAGACTGAATCTGATTTGGACTTGAAGTGTCTGGTGGAAAATTTACCTGAAAAATATAGAGAAATTGTATTATTAAGATTTGCACAGGATTTATCCATAAGAGAAATCGCAGAGATAGAAAATATACCACTTAGGACTGTACAATCCCGTTTACGGGCGGCACTGAAACAAATTAAGAAAAATGTTAGAAAAGGAGAATAG
- a CDS encoding heavy metal translocating P-type ATPase has product MDKVVKNPNKSNIKLVTKNIIKSSASVTPKEFDSNVKKEFVLEGLDCANCAAKIEEKVSKIEGINFVNVSFATKMLTLEIGEINRTKELIAAAKDVVKKLEPDVKVIEKSLHKQLRKEVLLQGLCCGNCAARIEKESNNIKGIKSATVDFVNTKLILDIENPSKQNDIILKVKEIVKRIEPDVNVVEIENKIYERKEEHEENSKKKMVILVVGAVIFAIATAFKFSNVMELIMYLITYILVGGEVVLRALKNISRGQIFDENFLMSTATIGAFAIGQYPEGVAVMLFYQLGELFQGIAVNRSRKSITDLMDIRPDFANLKIGDDIKRVSPEEVSVGNIILVKPGEKVPLDGKVVEGNSMVDTSALTGESVPREVRVGDSILGGVINKNGLLSIKVEKEFGDSTIAKILDLVQNASSKKAPTENFITKFARYYTPIVVFSAIALAVLPPLFIESATFSQWIYRALSFLVVSCPCALVVSIPLGFFGGIGGASKNGILVKGGNYLEALNSVEGVIFDKTGTLTKGVFRVTEVKSQNNISKDELIAYAAYAESYSNHPIATSILNAYGKEIVKDSIENYEEISGHGVKVVIQGREVLAGNYKLMNKENIIYEQVETVGTAVHVAVDKVYAGYIIISDEVKEDSAKAVKALKDIGIKRIVMLTGDNKTVGTKVAKQLGLEEVYTELLPDEKVEKMESFDKEKSSKGKLIFVGDGINDAPVLARADIGIAMGGIGSDAAIEAADVVIMTDEPSKIASAIKIARKTRHIVMQNIIFALGIKVILLVLIALGLGTMWEAVFGDVGVTLLAVLNSMRAMKTVNI; this is encoded by the coding sequence ATGGATAAAGTAGTTAAAAATCCTAACAAGAGCAATATAAAATTAGTAACTAAAAATATTATTAAAAGTAGTGCTAGTGTTACACCAAAGGAATTTGACTCCAATGTAAAAAAAGAGTTTGTATTGGAAGGATTGGATTGTGCTAACTGTGCTGCCAAGATAGAAGAGAAGGTTAGCAAAATAGAGGGAATCAACTTTGTTAATGTAAGCTTTGCAACTAAGATGTTAACTTTAGAGATCGGGGAAATTAATAGAACAAAAGAACTGATTGCAGCGGCTAAGGATGTGGTAAAAAAACTAGAACCTGATGTAAAGGTAATTGAAAAAAGCCTACACAAACAATTGAGGAAAGAAGTATTATTACAAGGATTATGCTGTGGAAACTGTGCTGCAAGGATAGAAAAAGAATCTAATAATATAAAGGGCATAAAATCTGCCACGGTAGATTTTGTGAACACAAAGCTTATCTTAGATATAGAGAATCCATCTAAGCAAAATGACATTATTCTTAAAGTTAAAGAAATTGTTAAAAGAATAGAACCAGATGTCAATGTTGTTGAGATTGAAAATAAAATTTATGAACGTAAAGAAGAGCACGAAGAAAACAGCAAAAAGAAAATGGTTATATTGGTTGTCGGTGCAGTAATTTTTGCAATAGCAACTGCTTTTAAATTCTCAAATGTCATGGAACTGATAATGTATTTAATAACCTATATACTTGTGGGGGGAGAAGTAGTTTTAAGAGCATTGAAAAATATAAGCAGGGGTCAAATATTTGATGAAAATTTTTTAATGAGTACAGCAACTATTGGAGCTTTTGCTATCGGCCAATATCCAGAAGGTGTGGCAGTTATGCTTTTTTACCAGTTAGGAGAGCTGTTTCAGGGAATAGCTGTTAATCGTTCGAGAAAGTCCATTACGGATCTTATGGATATAAGACCTGACTTTGCTAATTTAAAGATAGGTGATGATATTAAAAGAGTATCACCGGAAGAGGTTAGTGTGGGCAATATCATATTGGTGAAACCAGGAGAAAAAGTACCTCTAGACGGTAAAGTAGTTGAAGGGAATTCAATGGTAGATACATCTGCTTTAACTGGCGAGTCAGTCCCAAGAGAAGTGAGAGTAGGAGACAGTATACTGGGGGGAGTTATTAACAAAAATGGATTGCTTTCTATTAAAGTAGAAAAGGAATTTGGAGATTCTACTATTGCAAAGATACTTGACTTAGTTCAAAATGCAAGTAGTAAAAAAGCGCCAACTGAAAATTTTATTACAAAGTTTGCTAGATATTATACCCCTATTGTTGTTTTTTCAGCCATAGCCTTAGCTGTACTACCTCCATTATTTATTGAAAGTGCTACTTTCTCACAGTGGATATATAGAGCATTATCATTCTTAGTAGTATCTTGTCCTTGTGCTTTAGTGGTATCTATACCTCTTGGTTTCTTTGGAGGAATAGGTGGGGCTTCAAAGAATGGGATACTTGTTAAAGGTGGAAATTACCTTGAGGCTTTAAATAGTGTGGAAGGTGTAATATTTGATAAAACAGGGACACTTACAAAAGGTGTATTTAGGGTAACGGAGGTAAAATCACAAAACAATATTTCAAAAGATGAACTTATAGCTTATGCGGCCTATGCAGAAAGTTATTCTAACCATCCAATAGCAACTTCTATATTAAACGCTTATGGAAAGGAAATAGTTAAGGATTCAATAGAAAACTATGAAGAAATATCAGGTCATGGCGTGAAAGTTGTGATTCAAGGTAGAGAAGTGTTAGCGGGTAATTATAAACTGATGAACAAAGAAAATATAATTTATGAACAGGTTGAGACAGTGGGTACAGCAGTTCATGTTGCTGTGGATAAAGTATATGCGGGATATATAATAATATCTGATGAAGTTAAGGAAGATTCAGCAAAAGCGGTTAAGGCATTAAAGGATATAGGTATTAAGAGAATAGTTATGCTCACTGGCGATAATAAGACAGTTGGAACTAAAGTTGCAAAACAGTTAGGATTAGAAGAAGTTTATACTGAACTTCTTCCAGACGAAAAAGTTGAAAAGATGGAATCATTTGATAAAGAAAAATCATCAAAGGGCAAATTAATATTTGTAGGGGACGGTATAAATGATGCTCCTGTCTTAGCCAGAGCGGATATAGGTATAGCAATGGGAGGAATAGGATCTGATGCTGCAATTGAAGCTGCTGACGTAGTTATAATGACCGATGAGCCTTCAAAGATTGCTTCAGCCATAAAAATAGCCAGGAAAACTAGACACATCGTAATGCAAAATATAATTTTTGCATTAGGCATTAAAGTAATCTTATTGGTACTTATAGCACTTGGTTTAGGTACCATGTGGGAAGCTGTATTTGGTGATGTGGGAGTAACTTTACTTGCGGTGCTGAATTCCATGAGAGCTATGAAGACGGTTAATATTTAA
- a CDS encoding CDP-alcohol phosphatidyltransferase family protein, with amino-acid sequence MKCIPNIISILRMVLSVSLLFLKPFSPLFWIVYSMCGFSDIFDGYIARKTNSTSRLGSSLDSIGDIMFMSSAIIVFLPIIRIPMKMLIWIIWIFFIRVISLLIVYLKYHTFAILHTYANKITGLLLFCFPYPYRFLDINIIGYVICVTASIAAIEELIIHIKSRELSRDIIGIFSKF; translated from the coding sequence ATGAAATGTATACCCAATATTATATCCATATTAAGAATGGTATTATCTGTAAGCTTGTTATTTCTAAAACCATTTAGTCCTTTATTTTGGATTGTGTATTCCATGTGTGGATTTAGTGATATTTTTGATGGATATATTGCAAGAAAAACTAATTCAACAAGTAGGCTGGGAAGCTCACTTGATAGTATTGGAGATATTATGTTTATGAGTTCTGCAATTATTGTCTTTTTACCAATAATACGCATTCCAATGAAAATGTTAATATGGATAATATGGATTTTCTTTATTAGAGTTATTTCACTGCTTATAGTCTATCTCAAATATCATACCTTTGCTATTCTTCATACATATGCCAATAAAATAACAGGATTGCTCTTGTTCTGTTTTCCATATCCATATAGATTTTTGGATATAAATATTATAGGATATGTGATTTGTGTTACTGCAAGTATAGCTGCCATTGAGGAGTTAATAATACATATAAAATCAAGAGAATTATCAAGAGATATCATAGGAATATTCTCCAAGTTTTAA
- a CDS encoding peptidylprolyl isomerase has translation MKNPIVTIEMENGKFIKIELYPDIAPNTVNNFISLVENGFYNSTIFHRVIPGFMIQGGDPEGTGMGGPGYSIKGEFSSNNFKNDLKHEKGVISMARTMAPDSAGSQFFIMANNAPHLDGQYAAFGKVIEGIEEVDKIVSQKRDYNDKPYEDQRMKSLTVETFDKKYDEPQKIDD, from the coding sequence ATGAAAAATCCTATAGTTACAATTGAAATGGAAAATGGGAAATTTATAAAAATAGAGCTTTATCCAGATATTGCACCTAATACTGTAAATAATTTTATATCATTGGTAGAAAATGGATTTTACAATAGTACAATTTTTCACCGGGTTATACCAGGATTTATGATTCAGGGAGGAGATCCTGAAGGCACAGGAATGGGAGGCCCAGGTTATTCAATTAAAGGTGAATTTTCATCTAACAACTTTAAAAATGATTTAAAGCATGAAAAAGGAGTGATTTCTATGGCTAGAACAATGGCTCCTGATTCGGCAGGTTCACAATTTTTTATAATGGCAAATAATGCACCTCACCTGGATGGACAGTATGCTGCCTTTGGAAAAGTTATAGAAGGTATTGAAGAAGTAGACAAAATAGTGTCACAGAAAAGAGATTATAATGATAAACCCTATGAAGATCAAAGAATGAAGAGTTTAACTGTAGAAACCTTTGATAAAAAATATGATGAACCTCAAAAAATAGATGATTAA
- a CDS encoding metallophosphoesterase family protein, with the protein MDYKLKEKVKTPLQKKISREAKREGIILDLSDLHYILDLDEKNEAYLLIIDLKKVYFDNPENSLNLNDIDYIVFSGDFVEGGNSEASFEKAFHFIDILSKQLNVPYKNIIIVPGNHDLSWNITMSSYHLAIGTPRPKDKVVTNIGTDLFYLRRDSKEWYKKFTNYSKYLYERLYKVPFPENPKEQLKVILGDFIDNKKLAFFMLNTSAQIDHFHRKITYFDTEGLIKASRQLPQNNVIKIAVGHHPVNIISGYDNNIPFANVLQNENFKIYLHGHVHRSISLDYLNPQNINPNMIMIGAGALSVGKNGLWPGVPGRYNIIKISKTDIPNKIIVSVNTRQREYIGNYWQPAYIYYEDNGKRLTNVWSNII; encoded by the coding sequence GTGGATTATAAATTAAAGGAAAAAGTAAAAACTCCATTACAGAAGAAAATTAGTAGAGAGGCTAAAAGAGAAGGAATAATACTAGACCTAAGTGATTTACACTATATACTGGATCTGGATGAAAAAAATGAGGCATATCTTTTAATTATTGATTTAAAAAAGGTTTATTTTGATAATCCTGAAAACAGTTTAAACTTAAATGATATTGACTATATAGTATTTAGTGGAGATTTTGTTGAAGGTGGTAATTCAGAAGCATCCTTTGAGAAGGCATTTCATTTTATAGATATATTGAGCAAACAGCTTAATGTACCATATAAAAATATAATTATAGTACCTGGAAACCATGATTTGAGTTGGAATATTACTATGAGCAGCTATCATCTAGCCATTGGCACTCCAAGGCCTAAAGATAAAGTAGTTACTAATATTGGAACTGACTTATTTTATTTAAGAAGAGATAGTAAAGAGTGGTATAAAAAATTTACAAACTATAGTAAATATCTATATGAAAGATTATATAAAGTACCTTTTCCAGAGAATCCTAAAGAACAGCTTAAAGTCATACTAGGAGATTTTATAGATAATAAAAAATTAGCATTTTTTATGCTGAATACCTCAGCTCAAATTGACCATTTTCATCGTAAAATAACTTATTTTGATACGGAAGGTTTGATAAAAGCTTCAAGACAACTGCCTCAAAATAACGTAATAAAAATAGCAGTAGGGCATCATCCTGTAAATATTATAAGTGGCTATGACAATAATATTCCTTTTGCAAATGTACTGCAAAATGAGAATTTCAAGATTTATTTACATGGTCATGTTCATAGAAGTATAAGCCTTGACTATTTAAATCCTCAAAATATAAATCCCAACATGATTATGATTGGAGCCGGAGCTTTAAGCGTTGGAAAAAATGGTTTATGGCCAGGTGTCCCAGGAAGATATAATATAATAAAAATATCCAAAACAGATATTCCAAATAAAATAATTGTATCTGTAAACACTCGTCAGCGTGAATATATAGGGAATTACTGGCAGCCAGCATATATATACTATGAAGACAATGGAAAAAGGCTGACTAATGTATGGAGCAATATTATATAA